The genomic DNA aggggggaaaagtATCAGTCTAAATATTCGTAACCCTTTCACACCGAGGTGGGCTGTGTTCGTAACAATAGACAAGTTGATTAACTCATGCAATAAGCTGAACtgctatggaggtagatttgtgtctatattattcaatcaaaaataaagttgcttGAACCAAAAAatctatataaaaaaacaaaacttaactTTGCATCTAAATAATATTTGACACCCAAAAAAATTGCATTCCAactctttttctttgattgaaaatgcttttttattgaaaatactTTTGATTGAAGCAAAGAAAAATGTTGGGCTTgattaataaagacacaaatgtccTACCCATTaaaatatggcccaaatactaAAAATATTCCTTCAATCGGAACaattattttcaatcaaataacaatTCACTTTTGAATCcaataaaaaaaggtttcaaatgtattttattgatttatttattgaactATTGAActtttgaataaatattaaaaacacaaatctacctccatactgGGCTAGTTACTGTGAGTCTTTTAGACATCCCGAACAATGTGAACGTGTGAGTCTTTTAGAGACATCTGCCcttccattttattttcattaaactttttagattttacattaaCTTATGTGAACATCACCCTTACAATTTTCTTTGGTCAAGcataaatagcaaaaaaaaagttattatttgAAAACGACATTGGGTTTTCTCTGTTAAACAACATGTGGGAAACAGGTGGATCTGAAAAAAGTGACTATAGGTGCAACTAGAGTGGTGTGGTATTTTAGCGCTAACACGATGCTAACTGATGACAGTGGCTGCTTTTCAAAAATAATCCCATTAGCTGTGAGGATGAGGATATCAACAATATTCTAATTGATTAGAAAGACAAtgaagatgatggtgatggtgacaGAGTAGGTTTACTGTTTTCAGCTCTGTGAAACTCAACAAAGGAACCATTGGGTGGATTCAATTATTTTTCAGGTCTTTAAAAGTTATGGTTACTCATGAGGAATGTCAGCTTGATAAACAACTGCTATGCATAGATGGACTTTGAAAGTGAAGTAATTATGTGGTCGATCTAGTCTTCATTGGAAATGGGAAGAACGTCTAAAGTTATGGCAAATTGTTGAATTTTAACAAATTTCATTagatatatttcaaaaataaatatttacttgAAAGTGCATTTTGTTGGtaatcaattattattttttttttttttacttatttccgTAAAGTTATTTGAACTATTTCATAAACTGTCTGTAGCTTTGCTTGGCTCTTTTAGTAGCGTATTGTCAAGAAGttacattcattttcatttatcattatttggTAACAAATCAATTCAGTGATGAATTGCATTCAGCTTGTGTTCAACACATTGTTCACACTGCTCAACGTGTTAAGTAATTAAATGTATGCTCCCTAGTTTAGATATTGGGACTTTCTTACAGCTTGTGGTTACATGCTGTAGCAAGGCTCAATTCATCTGAATGACAATGAGCATGAATGTTCAATGTGACACTGATCAGCAGGTCCAATAGAAGTTCTTGAAATAAATATTGTTACTTTACCATCTGTGGCCAAAAATAAGTAGTGAGAGTAATTCTCAttttaaagaagtgtttttggAAACTGGTACTGCACGCAAAAAACATAAACTAAGAAAAGTATATACAGCAAGGATTTGTTTATAATGAGTTCCCAGGATACCTTTTTGGAACTCgttattattgttaaaaacactcTTAACTCAAAATATGTGATAAAAAGATTCAAGTTTCCATGAAGGAAAAAGGTCTTTCTCTAGCCTTTTCCTTGATTGTAGACATTCCTCACAGCTGTGCAGTCATTCCTTTCCATTATGTCCCTTTTGTGGTTACCCAATTGGGTTTTCCACTATTTCACAGTAGTCAGCTTGTCCTATGGCACTTTGCATTGTTCTGCATTTTTACCCTTGAATAATGTTGATTGCATTTGATCACTAGTCGTTGGGTAGAGGTCAAATTTCTGATTCTCTACGATATGACCTCTGGTCCAGAGCCCGATTGGGCTGTAAGCGTTCAAATTCATGCCGACTGTTTCGGTCCGGACTGAGGTTTGCCAGCGCCCTGCTCCCACCACCGacatcctcctcctcatcatcgcGACTCAGGAAGGCCAGCTCATTTTCATAGCAGAAGGAGTTAGAGCTTGGGACAAGGTACTTGTTCTCCACCATGTCCTTGGCACTGCAGCGGGGAGTGGACGGCACCTCATATGTTTTGTGAAAGTGAGAATAATCCACCTTGTACACATTCTTCTCTTCAAACAAGACTGGCTCAAACCGGTGACCCCAAAGTATCTCAGAGGCCAGATAGGAGCTGCGAGCCTGTGTGGTCATGGCAGTTGCTTCAACCATCCCCTCCAAGATGACAACAATCTCAAAGTCTGCAGTCTCCAAGTCTTGTTTGCTGATCCCAAAAAGGGGGCTTTCCTCATCTATCTCATGGAGAATTGTTATTGGTGACACCAAGAAAATCCTGTCCAAACCTTTGTCAAAACCCACGTTGATGTCTATTTGGTCTAGAGGAATGTATTCCCCCTCATCAGTTATTCGAGGTTTGATGAGCTGCGCTCTTACGTGGGCCTCTACAATGTGACTCTTGCGAAGATTTCCAATCCTCCACATGAGACAAAGCTTTCCATCCCGCATGGCAATGACAGCATTGTGGCTAAACAACAGGGTTTGTGCTCGCTTCTTCGGTCTTGCCATCTTGGCCATGATGGCGCCAATCATAAAGCAGTCAATAATGCAGCCTACAATGGACTGGAAGACCACCATAAAGACAGCCACTGGGCACTCCTCAGTCACGCAACGATAGCCATACCCTATGGTAGATTGTGTTTCAATGGAGAATAGAAAGGCAGCCACAAATCCATTCACTTGAAGGACACATGGTGTGAAGTTGTCATCTCCAGCTGGATTATCCAAATCTCCATGTAGAAGAGCAATGACCCAGAAGGCTAAACCAAAGGTCAGCCAGGAGACAACAAACACGAGTGTGAAGACTACTAGCATCCACCGCCAGCGAATATCTACACATGTAGTAAAGATGTCGGCCATGTAGCGCTGCGACTTGTCGTCCATATTGGCAAATTGCACATTGCACTGGCCGTTCTTTTTGACAAAGCGGTTGCGGCACTTCCGGCGTGTGTGGATCTTGCCATTGCCGAAGCCGTTCATGCCATGCATAGTAGTGAGTCGAAGGCCTTCTTCCTCAGATGACACAATGCTGTAGCGGTTGATCCTTCCCACACTCATGCTCCTGATGGTGACTCAAGTCACTCAGAGTTGCAATGTGTGATCAAGGCCCCTTCACAGCTTGATCACTTGCTAGGCTGCATTTTAACAAGTCATCGAAGGAGCTGGGTTGGACCTTCCAGCACTTTTCCAATGTCTGTAGAGACAGTGAAGAAAGGatatataatggtaaaataACACAATCAACCAAAGACATATACATTTGAGAAGTACTAACAGTTTATTGTACCAGCTTGTTTACCAAATTCCCTTAAAGACGGACAATTAAAAGGTTTTTGGTTAGATTGCTTTAGTATTAGGGTTCTTCTTCATGaacaaatttgagtttttaggcatttttttgttgaatcCAGAGTTCCTCAGTCAGTGTGTACATTGCCTATTATAAAATCCACTCAAAATTAAGAGCAGTATTCATTAATAATCATAACTGAcctataataatatttaatgagAATTTATCTagttgcaaaatgttgtagctggatggatttttttttttgttaggaCAAATTCTAAATAGAATAATGTTTCTTTTGGGAACAAAATAATTGTcctcaaaaacaaaatcactgcAAATACCTAATTTCTCCATTTGCTCCTTAGCCCTGCATAAATCTATCATCTGCTGTTGATTACTTGTGGACAATTATTTATAGctgattaatatttaatatttattgtgataattcatatttcaccttgtataaaaggaaataaaatggTGTACATCTAGGACAGTTGTTGTGCCTTGCTGCCCTTTTTCTTGCTATTTTGCTCTTTTAAGACATCACGACTCAAAATCCAATTGGCCCTGGCTGAAGGGTCCTTGAGTCTTTTGATATCAGCTGCGTGAGTGCAGAGCTGGCCTCACAGCACATCCACTTCTGGCACGTGGCCTTTTCCTGTGATTTTCTCTAAAAAAGAGGTTGGCAGTGGAGACAAACTTAATGAACCTCTACCAGATATTTACTCTTATTCAACAATTTCATTGGTTGTTTTCAAGTTATTATATAGCCACATAAAGGTGTTGACTGGAAAGGCAATCTCATGTTAATATTTAGCCAGTctttcttgtatttttagtttgtcCCATGCTGTCCAGTCATCACACATCCAACGGACAAGCTGTGGTCCTCTATTTGTTCCTCTATACAGCTTAATATGGCCTTTGCCTATTCTGTACATTACTTCAGATATGTTGAGGATGTCATGCAGCTAAATAGGACCAGAATCAGGATCAACTGAACTCGAGAACACGTGGACGAGGGTGGGGGGGTCTAGGGGAAGGGGGGTGCGGGCGGGGTCCAGAGCGGACAAGTGGAAATGATTGCCAGCCACTGGGGGGCCAACGCGTGTAGCCTCTTGTGGGCTCTTTACCTGCCATCCCTGTAGCTTGGAGGAGGGAGGCAACCAATGATTATTAGTCGGATTAAAAAACTTTAGCACCAACCTAAGCAGTGCTATATCTCAAAGTTTTAAGGGGAAATAAACATAGTATATATTCTTCTGTCCATTTAATCACTTTCTCCATCAGCCTATAGGCAACCTGGTTGTTGCATGCTGAGCTTTAGGGTCACAGAGTTCTGCCCTGGGGAGCTGGATCATGGCCCCTGTGGATGCAGACAGCTTTTATCGCCTGGCCACATCAGTCGTGTGTCTAGTTTGGCTCTAAAGACTTAACAGCTCACTCATGTGTGCCTTAAAATCTCAGGGGCCGCACCGTCTGCTGCGCTCTTACACCAGTTTCCCACTCACTCACACTTCTTCAGGTGAAGGGTATTTTTCATGCAAAAAGCAGATTACCTCATTCACCCACCTGCCTTTAGAAATTAAAATATGTCTCATTAAGCTTTAGACAATATTTTACATATGTTAAAACAAAAGCCACGGTTGCACTGATATGTGAATCACACCTGCCTGGTTAACAAAAGGTTCATGTAGGCTTCCAAACACAAAAAGTAATCTTTGTATTAGAATATTCAAATGTATAATATGAAAGCTTACAGGGAACAGCTGTTTGGCTGTCATATGTGGTTATTAGATTCCCTCCAcaccaaaaaatgaataaattgattGCATTATCTGGAAGTGCCGGTGTCCATAGTAGTTCAACACACTACAATGGTAGGTGCGTCAGGTGTCAAGTCAAATCTCAGTATAAACTTTGTTCATGATTCTTTAGATTGGCACAAAAAGCTCCAGTAGTTTGGACACTTTTATTCTTCCTGTGTTTATTAGTCAGGATGGCGTCTCATTCTGCACATTTGAGgactttttattcaaaaaaaaaagtcatgcaTCAACTATGTATTAAACTAGACTATGAAAGCAATACAGACAGTCTTAAATGCTTTACTGCATCGCATTTGTTCTGCTTACATGTTCTGGAGGGGCAAACAGGAACACCGAGGTAGATGTGACGCTTTCAGCTGATTAAGATGAATTGAATAAATCATTTGGATgtgcaaaaaataattaaaggcTCCTGGGAGGAACAATGAAGAGTGGTAGAGGAGGGTACTTCATCTGGAGATAAATGAGCAGGAAACTGAGCTAGTGAAGAACAGCTATCCCAGCCCACCTCTCAAGGCCATTGTGAAGGAAGAGCCGAGTCTCAGGTGTCATTGTATTTTCCTATAGCTCACAGTGCAGAACCCATCGCTTCTCAAGTGACCTGGGAGTATTTTCCTATAGAAAGTAACACCAGGCCAGTAGGGACGGATGACGTCTGTCTGCAAGTCTCTagacaaatatgtttttttgacatcttggttttgttttgttgtttttgtgttagaGGCTTGGTTGAGGGCATTAAACCATAGATAATATTTGACTTTGCATTTAGATCATCCTCTGTTTCAATATAATACCTCTATAAGTGGTTATATAGACCGAATACACCTCAGTCGAGGAGCCAAGGATTGCAATTCAGTTCAATATTTCTCCAGCTGCACCTGTAGCTGTTCTACAGTTCAAACACCCGGTCCCTCTGATTGATCATTCCTACAATTGAGCTCCTCTTTGGACCTTTTTGATCTTTGTTTGTGAGTGTTTTagctatttattaataattttactTATTTGTACCTAATTACAAAGACTGAACCAGCTGCATGAAACCTGAACTCTGTAAATTCAAATCAAAGTTGCACCTAACATTGTGCATCATCAAATTATGCTTAAGATAAATACACTGGTGTCGGGTATTTGGATTTTTGCTGAGCTTAATATCTCTTTCGAACAATAAAACAGAATCAAAGTGAGCTCAGCTGAAAAGAAACACAGGCTGAGGTCATTGAAATGTCGGGCAACATTGCATAATCTCATCACTCTCTTTTGTATCTCGCACATCAGTGAATTCTTTACACACGCACTGACAGCGAGTGCAACACCTGAAGTAACACATTTAACCATTAATACCTGCTCGTGTGTGCGCTCTACTCCCAGTATACTGAGCCTTTTGTTTAGGGTTAAAGCTATGAACAAATGTAGTACAGTACTGGCATTTATCAACATTGTGTGAGCTCATTCAATCAGTGTCAGTGTCTGAAACAGTTTTGTCGTGTATGATGCTGATTCAGCCAGCTTGCATATTGTAACAAGCATTAAAACATTCACTAACTTGAAACGTTATATATGCAAATAAATGCAGATTTCTTCCCATTTACATGAAATTTTCAtataaaagttacatttttgctTGAAAACATGCTGCTTAACTTGTTTATGTAATCTTAACTTGTTTATGTACTGTCGCCATGCTTTCACCATTAGGTCTACATGTAGGTGctcattgtttttctttacttttggTATTATATTTGAATTCCTTTGATTTTAAAAGGATTTTTTCGTAccaatttgtgatattaaattaaactttttgGTAACTTTTAAACACGAAAATCATTAACACTTATTATTACTCTTTGTAGCTACTCAGAGGCCTTTTCATAAAGTTCAACCTAAAGTGCCACTATAGTTCTTTAATAAAGTTTAAGAATAATTTCCTACATTCACCAATAAAAAGTCAGCCCAACTAcagtttttggtttgtttgtatTAGTCAGTTCGTAAGTCACTCAGCCTGTGTAAGACTCTTCGTAATTAAGTTCCtcaggatatactgtatatgttaaaCTCTATGAAGAAGAcaattacttcttttaagaATTTTACAAAACTATAATCAGATGACATTTAAGAGAGACTGGTTTTAGAATCATCTCACCTGTTGCACCCCACACTGCAGAATTTAAAGGTggtattgtctttttttttttaaccaaactgAAGCATTCTCCGCATCCACCTGCACGGCTGCTCCGTCTTTGGGTTAGTCCAACAGAGGACAAAACCACGCCATCATCTTCAGCAAAAGGTTGAGGGTTTCTTTGAATTTCTTTGTCTTCAtgctctctctcttctctgggCTTTAGTGAGCTCAGATGGAAAGCAGTCGCTGAACTGGTGGAATCAGACCAGAGCCAACCAACTGGCTGGACGTGCAACGAAAGGTCCAAAAGAGTCAACAAGAGCTATCCAAAAGAAAACTCAGGTGATATCTCCATCTTCTCAGGGTTTTTCCTTCAAACTGTCTCCTGCTCATCCTTTAGTTTTGAACATTTATCACACACCGAAGCCTTTCTTTAGATTTCCTGTACTACCGGTACTTTTTCATCGTCACGCTTTTACAGTCTGG from Gouania willdenowi chromosome 19, fGouWil2.1, whole genome shotgun sequence includes the following:
- the kcnj12a gene encoding ATP-sensitive inward rectifier potassium channel 12, which produces MHGMNGFGNGKIHTRRKCRNRFVKKNGQCNVQFANMDDKSQRYMADIFTTCVDIRWRWMLVVFTLVFVVSWLTFGLAFWVIALLHGDLDNPAGDDNFTPCVLQVNGFVAAFLFSIETQSTIGYGYRCVTEECPVAVFMVVFQSIVGCIIDCFMIGAIMAKMARPKKRAQTLLFSHNAVIAMRDGKLCLMWRIGNLRKSHIVEAHVRAQLIKPRITDEGEYIPLDQIDINVGFDKGLDRIFLVSPITILHEIDEESPLFGISKQDLETADFEIVVILEGMVEATAMTTQARSSYLASEILWGHRFEPVLFEEKNVYKVDYSHFHKTYEVPSTPRCSAKDMVENKYLVPSSNSFCYENELAFLSRDDEEEDVGGGSRALANLSPDRNSRHEFERLQPNRALDQRSYRRESEI